A stretch of DNA from Lysinibacillus sp. B2A1:
GTGCATCCTCACCAAATGTTTTCATAAAGCTTACAACCTCAGGTGCTGTTGTATTGGCTGGAATGACCTCAAGTAATTTTAAATAGCGTGGCGGATTGAAGAAGTGAGTGCCCAAGAAATGCTTTTGAAAATCCTCTGAGCGCCCTTCAGCCATTGCATTAATGCTGATACCAGAAGTATTTGAACTAACAATTGTTCCCGGTGTACGTACAGCATCAATTTTTTCATAAAGGCTTTGCTTAATCGCTAAATTTTCAACAACAACTTCAATAATCCAATCTACATCTTTTAACTTTCCTAAATCATCCTCAAAGTTGCCGACCGTTAGTAGTGATAAATTTTTCTTAGAAGTAAGTGGTGCTGGCTTTTGCTTTACTAACTTTTGAAGGGCTCCATTCACAATACGATTTCTTACAGCAGGATGCTCTAGAGAAAGTCCCTTCGTTTCTTCCTCTGCTGTTAGTTCCTTCGGTGCAACGTCTAATAATAGTGTTGGAATACCGATGTTTGCTAAATGTGCAGCAATACCAGAGCCCATAACACCTGAACCTAGAACAGCCGCTTTTTTAATATTGTAAGTCACAAGCAATTCCCCCTTATTCTCCCATTGAATGAATAGCCATTCATTTTTTGGCCAAAAAAATATCAAGTTTACCTTTGTGTATTTTTGTCCAGATATTACATACCCTAGCTTAATCCAGCATAACATCTGTGACCTACAACAAAGGTCTATCTTCGTTCAGCGACTATCGATACTGAATAAAGATAAAACTACTTTTTCTGTTTTTAGTGTAGATTATTTTGTCTAATTTAGCAATCTTTTTTCTACATTTATTTTTGCAATATACAACTTTTTTTGTTTTTTACGAGCAAAAATAGGACAACAAGTAGCTACCAATTATCCCAAACAGAAAACTTTCAGGATACGTAAAAAATGTGTAGAATGGAAAGCAAGGAGAGTGAAATACTAATGAAAACAATTACAACTGCTGAACAATTTAATGAACTAATCTCAGGCGACCAAAAGATACTAGTGAAATTTTACGCTGGCTGGTGCCCCGATTGCACACGTATGAATATGTTCATCGATCCAATTATTGAAGAATACAGCCAATATGACTGGTACGAGCTGAACCGTGATGAGCTTCCAGAAATTGCAGACAAATATGATGTTATGGGTATTCCAAGCTTACTAATTTTCCAAAACGGTGAAAAATTAGCACACTTACATAGTGCTAATGCAAAAACACCACAGCAAGTAACAGATTTCTTATCTACACAGCAATAATTAGCTAGCTAAAACATTGTATAATTGACATAGAAGAGCTACTAATCTGTGGCGAAAGCGAAGCGTCAGCCACAAGTAACGGATTTCTTATCTACACAGCAATAATTAGCTGGACTAAAAATTGTATAATTGTCTGGAAAGTAAAAGCCGCAAGTAACAGACACAAAATATTACAAGAGCTGCATTTCTTTTGAAATGTGGCTCTTGTATACAAAGGAGAATATGATGCGCCAACAACTATCCTTACATGGAAAATCACAATACGATGCATCCATTTCGCCAAACTATCGAAATTCTGCCTGTGGACCTACGACTGTACATGTAATTTTAAATTATATAGATGCGTCAGCTCCTTCAATAGATGACCTTTATAAACTCCTTGGTGGTACAAAAATTGGATTATTTAAATGGCGCCTCATTCGTAATCTTCGTCGTCTCCGTCCAGCATGGGATATCCGTAATTGTTCATTAAAGGAGGCACTACAGGAAATTGATGCAGGTCGTCCCGTTGCCATACGCTTTGACCGCTATTTCAGCCTGAATTGGCGAGATAGAAAATCTGCTTTTGCTTATCACTGGGTACCTCTTATTGGCTATGAAATACGAAATGATGAGCTGTTGTTAATTTTCCACGATAATGGTGGTCCTAATCGTGAAAGTAAAATCCGGACAGTCTCATTTAAGGATAATGAAAAAGTATTGAGTTTTATAA
This window harbors:
- a CDS encoding thiol reductase thioredoxin, translated to MKTITTAEQFNELISGDQKILVKFYAGWCPDCTRMNMFIDPIIEEYSQYDWYELNRDELPEIADKYDVMGIPSLLIFQNGEKLAHLHSANAKTPQQVTDFLSTQQ